From a single Miscanthus floridulus cultivar M001 chromosome 8, ASM1932011v1, whole genome shotgun sequence genomic region:
- the LOC136478214 gene encoding LOW QUALITY PROTEIN: protein TONSOKU (The sequence of the model RefSeq protein was modified relative to this genomic sequence to represent the inferred CDS: inserted 1 base in 1 codon) → MARGGGGRSKKEEEEELRGAKRGYNEAVAEGNREEEARWANVIGDIYKRRGEYVEALRWLRVDFEVSVKHLPQRHLLPSCQSLGEVHLRLGHFSEALKYQKKHLQLAKDSDDLVEQQRATTQLGRTYHEILLRSENDHSAIRNAKKYFKFSMKLARILKEKSPSQKSDFLKELIDAYNNMGMLELELDNFEQAEKLLIQGLKICDDEEVDSYDDARTRLHHNLGNVYTELQNWKKARGHIDKDIQICKKIGHLQGEAKGYINLGELHYRDQNYDDAKKCYNKALEVAKSLEDEDALIEQIHQNIETVTKAVEVFEQLKEDEQKLKKLVRDTSNARGTSKERKLLLDQHAWLDNLIEKASMICAWKKHLEFSKGKKRVAKELCDNEKLSDSLLSIGESYQKLRNFSKARKWYMRSWNIYRLIGNLEGQALAKVNIGNVLDSCTDWPGALQAYEEGYRIALEGDLHNVQLSALENMHYSHMVRFDNIEEAKKMQEKIDNLKQTLNQCEARDTISDYCSETDTEGGCASGNMLDAENDYGQAANNYSEEPDDDVTLASLVHRSGSSSKIKAPKIRGSSKKVDELCDVAEDIRSSSKKVDELGDMAEGTRTVLSRSRAHHSVGRKRVRVILSDDESDENPEIVQFKRTSTSPADSMSISADHGANSSRNQDTLQPNQTRDAPCPAEESICSFKSSSPTGHAFEGIGLGASSVGKGSASKSAASGSKFSTPGSNSLHESQNVVGLQSTDADNHFWAFRIGGHLVYLDGRACVHEGAFSIDSLKVEVACVYYLQISDEKRAKGLLPIIGELKFCGKVLEDAASLYYDDQLASEQKCVDVVIDDWVPKRLMKLYVDFCMKSSEAPNKKLLTKLYNLEVSEDEIIVPDCGLQDMSIASFLDALRSHKTIAVLDLSHNLLGNQTIERLQHIFASSSHTYGGLTLDLHCNRLGPTALFQICECSILTNRLEVLNLSGNRLTDACSSYLFTILQKCKALYSLNVEQCSITSRTVQKMTDALHEESVLSHLSLGKNNPISSNTMLNLLSKLASLTRFSELSLTGIKLNKLMVDKLCLLAQSSCLSGLLLGGTSIGLVETIRLTESLSCTSQELLRLELSNCGLTTPDFTQICTNLSRINILELNLGGNPINLEGCDAIQGMLVNPQCSIRSLTLDKCNLGLAGIVRIIQSLSENSQLEELRMSKNTNLESERTIKYDEDMQEVSTTAEQNNXNNPETKNDIAPGDIDFANMQVPDSEDEADNDAHHAISGPHRSCASSSQKNSYSCHIIEELAEALISAKQLKVLDLSCNGLSEEAIQSLYSAWASVPRGDGMARKHVNKEVVHFSVDGMRCCGLKPCCRRDLQM, encoded by the exons atggcgcgcggcggcggggggcggtcgaagaaggaggaggaggaggagctgcgggGGGCGAAGCGCGGGTACAATGAGGCGGTGGCGGAGGGGAACCGGGAGGAGGAGGCGCGCTGGGCCAACGTCATCGGCGACATCTACAAGCGCCGCGGCGAGTACGTCGAGGCGCTCCGGTGGCTCCGGGTGGACTTCGAGGTCTCCGTCAAGCATCTCCCGCAGAGGCACCTCCTCCCTTCCTGCCAGTCGCTCGGCGAGGTACACCTCCGCCTCGGCCACTTCTCGGAGGCGCTCAAGTACCAG AAGAAGCATCTACAGCTTGCAAAGGATTCTGATGACCTTGTTGAGCAGCAGCGAGCTACCACACAGCTTGGGAGAACATACCATGAGATCCTTCTAAGATCTGAAAATGACCATAGTGCCATAAGGAATGCAAAGAAGTATTTTAAATTTTCGATGAAGCTGGCAAGGATTCTAAAGGAGAAATCCCCTTCTCAAAAGTCGGACTTTCTAAAAGAACTTATTGATGCATACAATAATATGGGCATGCTTGAGCTGGAACTTGATAATTTTGAACAAGCTGAGAAACTACTTATACAGGGTCTGAAGATATGTGACGATGAAGAGGTAGATTCATATGATGATGCTCGCACTAGGCTCCATCATAATCTAGGAAATGTTTATACTGAACTACAGAATTGGAAAAAAGCCAGGGGGCACATCGACAAGGATATACAGATATGTAAAAAAATAGGCCATCTTCAAGGTGAAGCAAAAGGATACATAAATCTGGGGGAGTTGCATTATCGAGATCAGAATTATGACGATGCAAAAAAATGTTACAATAAAGCTCTTGAAGTAGCAAAATCCTTGGAAGATGAGGATGCTCTAATTGAACAAATTCACCAGAATATTGAAACTGTTACAAAAGCAGTTGAAGTATTTGAGCAGTTGAAGGAGGATGAACAGAAGCTAAAAAAACTTGTCCGAGACACTTCTAATGCTCGTGGAACGTCTAAAGAGAGAAAACTCCTCCTTGATCAGCATGCATGGCTGGATAATCTTATTGAGAAGGCCAGCATGATATGTGCATGGAAAAAA CACTTGGAATtctcaaaaggaaaaaaaagggtAGCAAAGGAACTTTGCGATAACGAAAAGTTGAGTGATTCTCTTCTGTCGATAGGGGAATCATACCAAAAGCTTAGAAACTTCAGTAAAGCTCGTAAGTGGTACATGAGAAGTTGGAACATATATCGGTTGATTGGGAACTTGGAG GGACAAGCATTAGCGAAAGTGAACATTGGCAATGTTCTTGATTCTTGTACTGACTGGCCTGGTGCATTGCAAGCTTACGAAGAAGGCTACAG GATTGCTTTGGAAGGAGACCTACATAATGTGCAACTTTCTGCCCTTGAGAATATGCATTACAGTCATATGgtcagatttgataatattgaaGAAGCCAA GAAAATGCAGGAAAAAATAGACAATCTGAAGCAAACATTGAATCAATGTGAAGCAAGGGATACTATCAGTGACTATTGCTCAGAAACTGACACTGAAGGTGGTTGCGCATCAGGTAATATGCTTGATGCTGAGAATGACTATGGGCAGGCTGCAAATAACTACTCTGAGGAACCTGATGATGATGTTACGCTTGCTTCACTCGTTCATAGGAGTGGGAGCTCATCCAAGATTAAGGCACCCAAGATACGGGGTTCTTCTAAGAAGGTTGATGAACTATGTGATGTGGCTGAAGACATACGTAGTTCTTCTAAGAAGGTTGATGAACTAGGTGATATGGCTGAAGGCACTAGGACAGTTTTAAGTAGATCACGTGCTCATCACTCTGTTGGCCGAAAACGTGTCCGTGTGATCTTATCAGATGATGAATCCGATGAGAATCCTGAAATCGTTCAATTTAAAAGGACATCAACTAGTCCAGCAGATAGTATGTCAATCTCAG CAGATCATGGAGCAAACAGCAGCAGAAACCAG GATACTTTACAACCTAATCAAACAAGGGATGCACCCTGTCCTGCTGAGGAGAGTATTTGTTCATTCAAATCAAGTAGTCCTACTGGCCATGCTTTTGAAGGCATAGGATTAGGTGCTTCCAGTGTAGGAAAGGGATCAGCCTCCAAATcagcagcaagtggttccaagtTCAGTACTCCTGGCTCAAACAGTCTGCATGAGAGCCAAAATGTTGTTGGTCTTCAATCCACAgatgctgataat CACTTTTGGGCCTTCAGAATCGGTGGCCATCTGGTTTACTTGGATGGACGCGCTTGTGTACATGAAGGTGCTTTTAGCATTGACTCTCTCAAAGTTGAAGTAGCATGTGTATATTATCTTCAGATTTCTGATGAAAAAAGGGCCAAAG GTCTATTGCCTATCATTGGGGAACTCAAGTTTTGTGGAAAGGTATTGGAAGATGCGGCATCCTTATATTATGATGATCAGCTTGCTTCTGAACAGAAGTGTGTTGATGTTGTTATTGATG ATTGGGTGCCAAAGCGGCTGATGAAATTGTATGTTGATTTCTGCATGAAGTCCTCAGAAGCACCCAATAAGAAGCTGCTGACGAAACTATATAATCTTGAG GTATCTGAAGATGAAATAATTGTTCCTGATTGCGGACTGCAGGATATGTCAATTGCGTCCTTTCTTGATGCCCTAAGATCTCATAAAACAATAGCAGTTTTGGATCTTTCTCATAATTTACTAG GAAACCAAACAATTGAAAGACTTCAGCATATATTTGCTTCATCAAGTCACACATATGGTGGTTTGACTCTGGATTTACATTGTAATCGATTGGGTCCAACTGCTTTATTTCAG ATATGTGAGTGCTCTATTTTGACCAATCGATTGGAAGTACTTAATCTATCTGGGAATCGCCTCACTGATGCATGCAGTTCTTACCTTTTCACAATCCTGCAAAAGTGCAAAG CACTTTATAGCTTGAATGTCGAGCAGTGTTCTATCACGTCAAGAACTGTTCAGAAGATGACAGATGCACTTCATGAAGAGTCTGTCCTTTCACATCTCTCATTAG GAAAGAACAACCCAATTTCTAGCAATACAATGCTTAACCTTCTATCCAAACTTGCGTCTCTCACAAG GTTTTCAGAACTAAGCCTGACTGGTATAAAACTGAACAAGTTAATGGTTGATAAGCTGTGCCTCCTTGCACAATCCTCGTGCCTATCAGGACTTCTGCTAGGTGGAACTTCCATTGGACTG GTGGAGACAATTAGGCTTACTGAGTCATTGTCTTGTACATCTCAAGAATTGCTAAGGTTGGAGTTGTCTAATTGTGGGCTTACAACACCTGATTTCACACAAATCTGTACAAATCTCTCTCGGATCAATATTCTTGAGTTAAACCTTGGAGGAAATCCAATTAACCTGGAG GGATGTGATGCTATACAGGGAATGCTTGTAAATCCCCAATGCAGTATTAGATCTCTCACCCTTGACAAATGCAATCTTGGACTTGCTGGAATTGTTCGTATTATTCAATCATTATCAG AAAATAGCCAATTAGAGGAGCTGCGCATGTCTAAGAACACGAACTTGGAGTCAGAGAGAACAATAAAGTATGACGAAGACATGCAGGAAGTATCAACAACTGCTGAGCAAAACA GTAATAACCCTGAAACAAAGAATGATATAGCTCCAGGGGACATAGATTTTGCGAACATGCAGGTTCCAGATAGTGAAGATGAAGCAGATAATGATGCCCACCATGCCATATCTGGTCCACATAGGAGCTGTGCAAGTTCATCGCAGAAAAACTCTTACTCTTGTCATATTATTGAAGAACTGGCGGAGGCCCTGATTTCAGCAAAGCAATTGAAGGTGCTTGATCTTAGTTGCAACGGTTTGTCTGAAGAGGCCATACAGTCACTGTATTCTGCTTGGGCTTCTGTTCCAAGAGGCGATGGAATGGCTCGAAAACATGTAAATAAGGAAGTGGTCCACTTTTCAGTGGATGGCATGAGGTGCTGCGGCCTAAAACCCTGCTGCAGAAGAGACCTGCAAATGTGA